A genome region from Streptomyces sp. NBC_01296 includes the following:
- a CDS encoding alpha/beta hydrolase, giving the protein MAQHAPPARGARLGRAAGANGSVPTGSTVNGAVLLLPGASRWFPGPVRPLARALVRAGGADGLVAHTVLHGRGACREDDARWAADEVVRRYGDVPVCLVGYDAGGRAALRAAGHDAVNSVLALAPSLGEVVSADSPEPVKQLSGRQVLIVHGTNDAHSDPEASFRLAAQAKKANRATCRFEVHSDGHRLREHQAEVVALSVDFVLGAMFSGRYSRPVTDALAAPPPLGLRMPLASGFGRSLRG; this is encoded by the coding sequence ATGGCACAGCATGCGCCGCCGGCGCGCGGGGCCCGCCTGGGGCGGGCGGCCGGCGCGAACGGCTCGGTCCCGACGGGAAGCACAGTCAACGGAGCGGTCCTTCTGCTCCCCGGAGCGTCCAGATGGTTCCCCGGTCCGGTGCGCCCGCTCGCGCGGGCACTGGTCCGGGCGGGCGGGGCGGACGGGTTGGTCGCGCACACGGTCCTGCACGGCCGGGGGGCCTGCCGGGAGGACGACGCCCGGTGGGCGGCCGACGAGGTGGTGCGCCGGTACGGGGACGTGCCGGTGTGCCTCGTCGGCTACGACGCGGGCGGCCGGGCGGCACTGCGGGCGGCGGGCCACGACGCCGTCAACTCGGTGCTGGCGCTTGCCCCTTCCTTAGGCGAGGTGGTCTCGGCGGATTCCCCGGAACCCGTGAAACAGCTGTCGGGGCGGCAGGTGCTGATCGTGCACGGGACGAACGACGCGCACAGCGATCCTGAAGCATCGTTTCGGCTGGCGGCGCAGGCGAAGAAGGCGAACCGGGCGACGTGCCGGTTCGAGGTGCACTCGGACGGGCACCGGCTGCGGGAGCACCAGGCGGAAGTCGTGGCGCTGTCCGTGGATTTCGTCCTGGGGGCGATGTTCTCGGGGCGGTATTCGCGGCCGGTGACGGACGCGCTGGCCGCGCCGCCGCCGCTGGGGCTGCGGATGCCGCTCGCCTCCGGGTTCGGACGGTCGCTGCGGGGCTGA
- a CDS encoding cupin domain-containing protein — MAGIVRKSFDQADETRPFADGKGRLDVIQTDGGSVGRAVFEPGWRWSEHIKPLVGTDSCEAAHTGYVVSGRMKVVMDDGSSEEYGPGDLMEIAPGHDAWVVGDEQCVAVDWTGFGQYAKPA; from the coding sequence ATGGCCGGAATCGTGCGCAAGAGCTTCGACCAGGCGGATGAGACCCGTCCGTTCGCAGACGGCAAGGGCAGGCTCGACGTGATCCAGACGGACGGCGGCTCCGTGGGCCGCGCGGTCTTCGAGCCGGGCTGGCGCTGGTCGGAGCACATCAAGCCGCTGGTGGGCACGGACAGCTGCGAGGCCGCGCACACGGGTTACGTGGTGAGCGGCCGGATGAAGGTCGTCATGGACGACGGCAGCAGCGAGGAGTACGGCCCCGGCGACCTCATGGAGATCGCGCCCGGACACGACGCCTGGGTCGTCGGCGACGAGCAGTGCGTCGCGGTGGACTGGACCGGTTTCGGCCAGTACGCGAAGCCGGCCTGA
- a CDS encoding CehA/McbA family metallohydrolase — translation MALTRREVLATGASGAAAAATPHLSAPSPDTRILTGTIPPGAPDFVEIPLEVPRGVRELRVSYTYGKPPVPPGTPGNALDIGIFDQHGTALGGRGFRGWSGGARSEFFLRADDATPGYVPGPIEAGRWHVLLGPYTVAPQGLPYEITARFTFGEPGRTPRPVYPPQRARGRGRAWYRGDCHIHSVHSDGRHTPTEIAGLARAAGLDFINSSEHNTHTAHAAWADALSPDLLILTGEEITTRTGHVLAVGTDPGTFVDWRYRAREGRFGRFARAIRGAGGLVVPAHPHATCIGCAWKFGFDDADAVEVWNGPWTPDDEVSLASWDATLCGADGERWLPAVAGSDHHRDPDRIGGPQTVVLAEDLTRQAVLAGIRAGRSYAAESAQVTVGFEAVGGRGEHAGIGERLRVAPDADVLIRLTVTGAPGCELRLITDLGPAVTAPDATTLEWHTTPARSAYVRAEVRHPAATPPLPGAPAAFTNPVWLPAG, via the coding sequence ATGGCCCTCACCCGACGTGAAGTTCTGGCGACCGGTGCCTCCGGCGCCGCCGCAGCCGCCACCCCGCACCTGTCCGCCCCCTCGCCGGACACCCGGATCCTGACCGGCACGATCCCCCCGGGCGCCCCCGACTTCGTCGAAATACCCCTCGAAGTACCGCGCGGCGTACGCGAGTTAAGAGTGTCCTACACGTACGGGAAGCCGCCCGTACCGCCCGGCACCCCCGGAAACGCCCTCGACATAGGCATCTTCGACCAGCACGGCACCGCCCTCGGCGGCCGCGGCTTCCGCGGCTGGTCCGGCGGCGCCCGCAGCGAGTTCTTCCTGCGCGCCGACGACGCGACCCCCGGCTACGTGCCCGGCCCGATCGAAGCCGGCCGCTGGCACGTACTGCTCGGCCCGTACACCGTGGCCCCGCAGGGGCTCCCGTACGAGATCACCGCACGCTTCACCTTCGGGGAGCCGGGCCGCACCCCCCGCCCCGTCTACCCGCCCCAGCGGGCCCGCGGCCGCGGCCGGGCCTGGTACCGGGGCGACTGCCACATCCACTCGGTGCACTCCGACGGGCGCCATACCCCGACCGAGATCGCCGGCCTCGCCCGGGCCGCCGGCCTGGACTTCATCAACTCCTCGGAGCACAACACCCACACCGCGCACGCCGCTTGGGCCGACGCGCTCTCGCCGGACCTGCTGATCCTGACCGGCGAGGAGATCACCACCCGCACCGGCCACGTCCTGGCGGTCGGCACCGATCCGGGGACCTTCGTCGACTGGCGCTACCGGGCGCGCGAGGGCCGCTTCGGCCGGTTCGCCCGTGCCATCCGGGGCGCGGGCGGGCTGGTCGTGCCCGCCCACCCGCACGCCACCTGCATCGGCTGCGCCTGGAAGTTCGGCTTCGACGACGCCGACGCGGTCGAGGTCTGGAACGGCCCGTGGACCCCGGACGACGAGGTCTCCCTGGCCTCCTGGGACGCCACCCTGTGCGGCGCGGACGGCGAGCGGTGGCTGCCGGCCGTGGCGGGCAGCGACCACCACCGCGACCCGGACCGCATCGGCGGCCCGCAGACCGTGGTCCTCGCCGAGGACCTGACCCGGCAGGCCGTCCTCGCCGGGATCCGGGCGGGCCGGTCCTACGCCGCCGAATCCGCGCAGGTCACGGTCGGCTTCGAGGCCGTCGGAGGGCGCGGGGAGCATGCCGGGATCGGGGAGCGCCTGCGGGTGGCCCCGGACGCGGACGTGCTGATCCGGCTCACGGTCACGGGCGCCCCGGGCTGCGAACTCAGGCTGATCACCGATCTGGGCCCGGCCGTCACGGCCCCCGACGCCACCACCCTGGAATGGCACACCACGCCGGCCCGCTCCGCCTACGTCCGGGCAGAAGTCCGCCACCCCGCCGCAACCCCGCCCCTGCCGGGCGCCCCGGCGGCGTTCACGAACCCGGTGTGGCTGCCCGCGGGGTGA
- a CDS encoding helix-turn-helix transcriptional regulator has protein sequence MPADEADQPHGGDLSRAARRLYAYAVERHSFAAAEATEALGARAAAAITELAAAHLLQRASGDGPERWSAVAPRAAAARALAPLALLVRETHDEMDRLRGRLEALVPAYEAGAAHLERNGSGRAKLELVTDLGAVRGLIAELAAGCERELLASQPGGGRPVETLEEAIGRDESLLARGVRMRTIYQHTARYSRPTAAYVERVTALGAQVRTLGDALMRMLVFDGHTGLMAVPDRSGAALVVREPAVVHFMTSAFERCWVEAEPFPTTVSPDAARSLSDELRQTIVRLLSEGLEDKVIARRLGMSERTCQRHIAQTMRAVGAKSRFQAGYLLSSAAAPAASGEEAGS, from the coding sequence ATGCCAGCCGACGAAGCCGACCAGCCGCACGGGGGCGACCTGAGCCGCGCCGCCCGGCGGCTGTACGCGTACGCCGTGGAGCGGCATTCGTTCGCCGCGGCCGAGGCCACCGAGGCCCTCGGGGCGCGGGCGGCCGCGGCGATCACCGAGCTGGCCGCCGCGCACCTGCTCCAGCGGGCCTCCGGCGACGGTCCGGAGCGGTGGAGCGCCGTGGCGCCGCGGGCGGCGGCGGCCCGGGCGCTGGCCCCGCTGGCCCTGCTCGTACGGGAGACCCACGACGAGATGGACCGGCTGCGCGGGCGGCTGGAGGCGCTCGTCCCGGCATACGAGGCGGGAGCGGCGCACCTCGAACGCAACGGGTCCGGGCGGGCGAAGCTGGAGCTGGTCACCGACCTGGGCGCGGTGCGCGGGCTGATCGCGGAGCTGGCCGCGGGGTGCGAGCGGGAGCTGCTGGCCTCGCAGCCGGGCGGGGGCCGGCCGGTGGAGACGCTCGAGGAGGCGATCGGGCGGGACGAGTCGCTGCTGGCGCGCGGGGTGCGGATGCGCACGATCTACCAGCACACGGCCCGCTACTCGCGGCCCACGGCGGCGTACGTGGAGCGGGTGACGGCGCTGGGCGCGCAGGTGCGGACGCTGGGCGACGCCCTGATGCGGATGCTGGTCTTCGACGGGCACACGGGGCTGATGGCGGTGCCGGACCGCAGCGGGGCGGCGCTGGTGGTGCGGGAGCCGGCGGTCGTGCACTTCATGACCTCGGCGTTCGAGCGGTGCTGGGTGGAAGCGGAGCCGTTCCCCACGACGGTGAGCCCGGACGCGGCCCGCTCGCTCTCGGACGAGCTGCGGCAGACGATCGTGCGGCTGCTGTCGGAGGGGCTGGAGGACAAGGTGATCGCGCGCCGCCTGGGCATGTCGGAGCGGACCTGCCAGCGCCACATCGCGCAGACCATGCGGGCGGTGGGCGCCAAGTCCCGTTTCCAGGCGGGCTACTTGCTCTCCTCGGCGGCGGCTCCCGCCGCCTCCGGGGAGGAAGCCGGATCCTGA
- a CDS encoding LysR family transcriptional regulator, with protein MNRYEEDIAVTGLLAPRLAYFAAVARHEHVTRAAHELGVPQSTLSRAMVRLEQDLGVTLFARKGRTVALTTAGRTFLGSAERALAEIARAAESVQQDADPAFGKVAFGFLHTLGPETVPGLIRAFRADHPRVRFSLVQNYGEAMLEKLRAGELDLCLTSPLPDAPDLVARRLDVQRLRLVVPDDHRLATRKRIRLAEAAEETFVTLEPGYGMRRITDDLCAEAGFTPRVAFEGEEAETLRGLVAAGLGVALLPPPAVARPGVVELTVTAPRAVREIGVAWLDGHPDTPPVAEFKRFLLSRRGRLIPELHGWHPGQDPASSPEAAGAAAEESK; from the coding sequence ATGAACCGTTACGAAGAAGACATTGCGGTGACAGGTTTGCTGGCCCCGCGCCTGGCGTACTTCGCCGCCGTCGCCCGGCACGAGCACGTCACCCGCGCCGCGCACGAGCTGGGCGTCCCGCAGTCCACCCTGTCGCGGGCCATGGTCCGGCTCGAACAGGACCTCGGCGTCACGCTGTTCGCCCGCAAGGGCCGTACCGTCGCGCTCACCACGGCCGGGCGGACCTTCCTCGGCTCGGCCGAGCGGGCCCTCGCCGAAATCGCCCGCGCCGCCGAGTCGGTGCAGCAGGACGCCGACCCGGCCTTCGGCAAGGTGGCGTTCGGCTTCCTGCACACCCTCGGCCCCGAGACCGTACCCGGCCTGATCCGCGCCTTCCGCGCCGACCACCCGCGCGTGCGCTTCTCCCTGGTGCAGAACTACGGCGAGGCCATGCTCGAGAAGCTGCGGGCCGGCGAGCTCGACCTCTGCCTGACCTCACCGCTGCCCGACGCCCCCGACCTGGTCGCCCGCCGCCTGGACGTGCAGCGGCTGCGCCTGGTGGTCCCCGACGACCACCGCCTGGCCACCCGCAAGCGCATCCGCCTCGCCGAGGCCGCCGAGGAAACCTTCGTCACCCTGGAGCCCGGCTACGGCATGCGCCGCATCACCGACGACCTGTGCGCGGAGGCCGGGTTCACCCCGCGCGTGGCCTTCGAGGGCGAGGAGGCCGAGACCCTGCGCGGCCTGGTCGCGGCGGGCCTCGGCGTGGCCCTGCTGCCGCCGCCGGCCGTGGCCCGCCCCGGCGTGGTCGAGCTGACGGTGACGGCCCCGCGCGCGGTCCGCGAGATCGGCGTCGCCTGGCTCGACGGCCACCCCGACACCCCGCCGGTCGCCGAGTTCAAGCGCTTCCTGCTGTCCCGCCGCGGCCGGCTGATCCCGGAGCTGCACGGCTGGCACCCCGGTCAGGATCCGGCTTCCTCCCCGGAGGCGGCGGGAGCCGCCGCCGAGGAGAGCAAGTAG
- a CDS encoding MFS transporter → MPPVHTGAPVTTGASTLSSPAAPEPRSPGRPGYRRMSLALFAAGLATFALLYSTQALLPAISDGFGVTAGQASWTVSAATGALALFVLPLSALSERFGRTRMMTVSMLVAVGVGLLVPFAPNLEWLVVLRAVQGAAIAGIPASAMAYLAEEVKPKALVGAIGLFVAGNSIGGMSGRLVTGWAAQVWGWRGGLLAVGLMSLACAAAFLVLLPRARFFRPASLNPRAVGRTVAGHLRDPLLMRLYGIGALFMTVFGAVYTVIGYRLVDEPFSLGQGVIGSIFLIYLVGTVSSAAAGQLVARTGRRGALYLAVTTTALGLLLSLADSLAAILVGLVLITAGFFAGHAVASAAVSRTATSGRAQASALYQSAYYLGSSAGGTLGALAYHSAGWAATVGIALLAVLGVVSITLYGSHAARAERRLTSLAAAR, encoded by the coding sequence ATGCCTCCCGTTCATACCGGGGCGCCCGTCACCACGGGTGCCTCCACCCTGTCGTCCCCTGCCGCACCGGAACCCCGCTCCCCCGGCCGCCCCGGCTACCGCCGCATGAGCCTCGCGCTCTTCGCCGCCGGACTCGCGACGTTCGCCCTCCTCTACTCCACCCAGGCGCTGCTGCCCGCGATCTCCGACGGGTTCGGGGTGACGGCGGGTCAGGCCAGCTGGACCGTGTCCGCGGCCACCGGCGCGCTCGCCCTGTTCGTCCTGCCGCTCAGCGCGCTCTCCGAGCGCTTCGGGCGGACCCGGATGATGACGGTCTCCATGCTGGTCGCCGTCGGCGTCGGCCTCCTCGTGCCGTTCGCGCCGAACCTGGAGTGGCTGGTGGTGCTGCGCGCCGTCCAGGGCGCGGCGATCGCCGGCATCCCGGCCTCCGCGATGGCGTACCTGGCGGAGGAGGTCAAGCCGAAGGCGCTGGTGGGTGCGATCGGCCTGTTCGTGGCGGGCAATTCCATCGGCGGCATGAGCGGCCGCCTCGTCACCGGCTGGGCGGCCCAGGTGTGGGGCTGGCGGGGCGGGCTGCTGGCCGTCGGCCTGATGTCGCTGGCGTGCGCGGCTGCCTTCCTGGTGCTGCTCCCCCGGGCCCGGTTCTTCCGCCCGGCCTCGCTGAACCCGCGGGCGGTCGGCCGTACCGTCGCCGGCCATCTGCGCGATCCGCTGCTGATGCGGCTGTACGGGATCGGCGCGCTGTTCATGACCGTCTTCGGCGCCGTGTACACCGTCATCGGCTACCGGCTGGTCGACGAGCCGTTCTCCCTCGGGCAGGGCGTGATCGGCTCGATCTTCCTGATCTACCTGGTCGGTACGGTCTCCTCGGCCGCCGCCGGGCAGCTGGTGGCCCGTACGGGGCGGCGCGGTGCGCTGTACCTGGCGGTGACCACGACCGCGCTGGGCCTGCTGCTGTCCCTGGCGGACTCGCTCGCCGCGATCCTGGTCGGGCTGGTCCTGATCACCGCCGGCTTCTTCGCGGGCCACGCGGTGGCGTCCGCCGCGGTGAGCCGGACCGCGACGTCGGGCCGGGCGCAGGCCTCGGCGCTGTACCAGTCGGCGTACTACCTGGGCTCCAGCGCGGGCGGCACGCTCGGCGCGCTCGCCTACCACTCGGCGGGCTGGGCGGCGACGGTGGGCATCGCGCTGCTGGCGGTGCTCGGCGTCGTGTCGATCACCCTGTACGGCTCGCACGCGGCCCGTGCGGAGCGCCGGCTCACCTCGCTGGCGGCCGCACGCTGA
- a CDS encoding L,D-transpeptidase family protein has translation MRMRTGRLRTGRRAAAVVCGAVVLAAPLVVGGGGAAQAAGSCNVTTGPYQRQVEQFLGRPVDGWQSAADCQAVKAFQAKHGITPTAGYAGPLTWQTMSTMLAQQAAGTTPNRDGKCPVNLGRIACVDLTRQLSWVQDGAALKYGPVPVRTGKDGTETRTGLKRIYYRSIDHWSTIYDVAMPYAQFFDNGIAFHSVEKSMWNPPGSGGCVNMRPADAKAYWNLLVKGDDVYVYGRKPGT, from the coding sequence ATGCGGATGCGTACGGGACGGCTGCGTACGGGGCGACGTGCGGCGGCGGTGGTCTGCGGGGCGGTGGTGCTCGCGGCCCCGCTGGTGGTCGGCGGGGGCGGGGCGGCGCAGGCCGCCGGCTCGTGCAACGTGACCACGGGGCCGTACCAGCGGCAGGTCGAGCAGTTCCTGGGGCGGCCGGTCGACGGATGGCAGTCCGCGGCCGACTGCCAGGCCGTCAAGGCGTTCCAGGCCAAGCACGGGATCACCCCGACCGCGGGGTACGCCGGGCCGCTGACCTGGCAGACGATGAGCACCATGCTGGCGCAGCAGGCGGCGGGCACGACCCCGAACAGGGACGGGAAGTGCCCGGTGAACCTGGGCCGGATCGCCTGCGTCGACCTGACCCGCCAGCTCAGCTGGGTCCAGGACGGCGCCGCGTTGAAGTACGGCCCGGTGCCGGTCCGCACCGGGAAGGACGGCACCGAGACCCGGACCGGGCTGAAGCGGATCTACTACCGCAGCATCGACCACTGGTCGACGATCTACGACGTGGCGATGCCGTACGCGCAGTTCTTCGACAACGGGATCGCGTTCCACTCCGTCGAGAAGAGCATGTGGAACCCGCCGGGGTCCGGCGGGTGCGTGAACATGCGGCCCGCGGACGCGAAGGCGTACTGGAACCTGCTGGTCAAGGGCGACGACGTGTACGTGTACGGCCGCAAGCCCGGTACCTAG
- a CDS encoding sigma-70 family RNA polymerase sigma factor, translated as MSDLATGIESDLDAAMDRYRVELTGYCYRMLGSSFDAEDAVQDTYVRAWRSFAKFEGRSSLRSWLYRIATNVCLDLLSAGNKRARPMDLSAPQHQASAVLSQSPEATWLEPVPDGRVLPQTADPAEMALAKESVRLAFVAALQHLPAKQRAVLILREVLAWKADEVAALLETTVASVNSALQRARATMSATRMRESEAADPLDAEQVKLLEQYLSAFEAYDISRLTTLLHEDAVLSMPPFDLWLQGHADIAAWHLHQGIGCKGSRLVPTTANGLPAFGQYRPREDGKPGHVPWALQVLEISDGKIVGLNAFLDTDRWFPLFGLPEQLEEADEVQQGA; from the coding sequence ATGAGTGACCTCGCCACGGGCATCGAGTCCGACCTGGATGCGGCGATGGACCGCTACCGGGTCGAGCTCACCGGCTACTGCTACCGCATGCTCGGCTCCTCCTTCGACGCCGAGGACGCGGTGCAGGACACGTACGTCCGCGCCTGGCGCAGCTTCGCGAAGTTCGAGGGCCGGTCCTCGCTGCGCTCGTGGCTGTACCGGATCGCCACCAACGTCTGTCTGGACCTGCTGAGCGCGGGGAACAAGCGGGCCCGCCCGATGGACCTCAGTGCCCCGCAGCACCAGGCGTCCGCGGTGCTGAGCCAGTCGCCCGAGGCGACGTGGCTGGAGCCGGTCCCGGACGGGCGGGTGCTGCCGCAGACCGCCGATCCGGCGGAGATGGCGCTGGCGAAGGAATCCGTACGGCTCGCGTTCGTGGCGGCGCTGCAGCACCTGCCGGCGAAGCAGCGGGCGGTGCTGATCCTGCGCGAGGTGCTGGCGTGGAAGGCGGACGAGGTCGCGGCGCTGCTGGAGACCACGGTGGCCTCGGTGAACAGCGCCCTGCAGCGGGCCCGGGCCACGATGTCCGCCACCCGCATGCGCGAGAGCGAGGCGGCGGACCCGCTGGACGCGGAGCAGGTGAAGCTGCTGGAGCAGTACCTCTCGGCGTTCGAGGCCTACGACATCTCGCGGCTGACCACGCTGCTGCACGAGGACGCGGTGCTGTCGATGCCGCCGTTCGACCTGTGGCTGCAGGGGCATGCGGACATCGCGGCGTGGCATCTGCACCAGGGCATCGGCTGCAAGGGCTCCCGCCTGGTCCCGACCACGGCGAACGGCCTGCCGGCCTTCGGCCAGTACCGGCCGCGGGAGGACGGGAAGCCGGGGCACGTGCCGTGGGCGCTGCAGGTCCTGGAGATCTCAGACGGCAAGATCGTCGGGCTCAACGCCTTCTTGGACACCGACCGCTGGTTCCCCCTGTTCGGCCTCCCCGAGCAGCTCGAGGAGGCCGACGAGGTCCAGCAGGGCGCGTAG
- a CDS encoding STAS domain-containing protein, giving the protein MRLVLPGPRPTAQDVDGLSARLVRLYEGGAAAVVCDAAAVTAPDLGVVEALARLRLAARGRPFRVTGAAPALRALLDLVGLLELLGEAEQGEPAVGVQEGVEPDDLAV; this is encoded by the coding sequence ATGCGACTCGTGCTGCCCGGGCCCCGACCGACCGCGCAGGACGTGGACGGGTTGAGCGCCCGCCTGGTCCGGCTGTACGAGGGCGGGGCCGCCGCGGTGGTGTGCGACGCCGCCGCCGTCACCGCCCCTGACCTGGGGGTCGTCGAGGCGCTGGCCCGGCTGCGGCTCGCCGCCCGGGGCCGGCCGTTCCGGGTGACCGGCGCCGCGCCCGCCCTACGCGCCCTGCTGGACCTCGTCGGCCTCCTCGAGCTGCTCGGGGAGGCCGAACAGGGGGAACCAGCGGTCGGTGTCCAAGAAGGCGTTGAGCCCGACGATCTTGCCGTCTGA
- a CDS encoding thymidine phosphorylase, with product MDVISVIRTKRDRGELSPEQIDWVIDAYTRGVVADEQMSALAMAILLNGMNRSEIKRWTAAMIASGERMNFDSLSRPTADKHSTGGVGDKITLPLAPLVAACGAAVPQLSGRGLGHTGGTLDKLESIPGWRALLSNEEMMHVLDTTGAVICAAGDGLAPADKKLYALRDVTGTVEAIPLIASSIMSKKIAEGTGSLVLDVKVGTGAFMKNIEDARELASTMVALGTDSGVKTIALLTDMSTPLGLTAGNALEIRESVEVLAGGGPSDVVELTLALAREMLDAAGIKDADPAKALADGSAMDVWRRMIAAQGGDPDAALPVAREQHVVTAPESGVLTRLDAYGVGVGAWRLGAGRARKEDPVQAGAGIELHAKPGDTVVAGQPLMTLHTDTPEKFDYALASLEGTYDIAPAGTAFSAAPIVLDRIA from the coding sequence ATGGACGTCATCTCCGTCATCCGGACCAAGCGGGACCGCGGTGAGCTGAGCCCCGAGCAGATCGACTGGGTCATCGACGCGTACACGCGCGGTGTCGTCGCCGACGAGCAGATGTCGGCGCTGGCGATGGCCATCCTGCTGAACGGCATGAACCGGTCCGAGATCAAGCGCTGGACCGCCGCGATGATCGCGTCGGGCGAGCGGATGAACTTCGACTCCCTGTCCCGCCCGACCGCCGACAAGCACTCCACGGGCGGCGTCGGCGACAAGATCACCCTCCCGCTGGCCCCCCTCGTCGCCGCGTGCGGCGCGGCCGTGCCGCAGCTTTCGGGCCGCGGCCTCGGGCACACCGGCGGCACCCTGGACAAGCTGGAGTCGATCCCCGGCTGGCGCGCGCTGCTCTCCAACGAGGAGATGATGCACGTCCTCGACACCACCGGCGCGGTCATCTGCGCGGCGGGCGACGGCCTGGCCCCCGCGGACAAGAAGCTGTACGCCCTGCGCGACGTGACGGGCACCGTCGAGGCCATCCCGCTGATCGCCTCTTCGATCATGTCGAAGAAGATCGCCGAGGGCACCGGCTCGCTCGTCCTCGACGTGAAGGTCGGCACCGGCGCGTTCATGAAGAACATCGAGGACGCGCGCGAGCTCGCCTCGACGATGGTCGCCCTCGGTACGGACAGCGGCGTCAAGACGATCGCCCTGCTCACCGACATGTCCACCCCGCTCGGCCTGACGGCCGGCAACGCGCTGGAGATCCGCGAGTCGGTCGAGGTCCTGGCCGGCGGCGGCCCCTCCGACGTCGTCGAGCTGACCCTGGCGCTGGCCCGCGAGATGCTGGACGCGGCGGGCATCAAGGACGCCGACCCGGCCAAGGCGCTGGCCGACGGCTCCGCGATGGACGTCTGGCGCCGGATGATCGCGGCCCAGGGCGGCGACCCGGACGCGGCCCTCCCGGTGGCCCGCGAGCAGCACGTCGTCACCGCCCCCGAGTCGGGCGTGCTGACCCGCCTGGACGCGTACGGCGTCGGCGTCGGCGCCTGGCGCCTGGGCGCCGGCCGCGCGCGCAAGGAGGACCCGGTGCAGGCGGGCGCCGGCATCGAGCTGCACGCCAAGCCGGGCGACACCGTGGTGGCCGGCCAGCCGCTGATGACGCTGCACACGGACACCCCGGAGAAGTTCGACTACGCCCTGGCCTCCCTGGAGGGCACGTACGACATCGCCCCGGCCGGCACGGCGTTCTCCGCCGCGCCGATCGTCCTGGACCGCATCGCCTGA
- a CDS encoding cytidine deaminase, translating into MTDVDWEALRAAAREVMSRAYAPYSGFRVGAAALVDDGRTVVGCNVENASYGLSLCAECGLVSALQATGGGRLTHFTCVDGKGEILVPCGRCRQLLFEFGGPELLVETPKGILPLAEMLPQAFGPDHLR; encoded by the coding sequence GTGACCGACGTGGACTGGGAGGCCCTGCGGGCCGCCGCCCGGGAGGTCATGTCCCGGGCGTACGCCCCGTACTCCGGCTTCCGGGTCGGGGCCGCCGCCCTCGTCGACGACGGCCGCACCGTGGTCGGCTGCAACGTGGAGAACGCCAGCTACGGGCTCAGCCTGTGCGCCGAGTGCGGGCTGGTCTCCGCGCTCCAGGCCACGGGCGGCGGCCGCCTGACGCACTTCACGTGCGTGGACGGCAAGGGCGAGATCCTCGTCCCGTGCGGGCGCTGCCGCCAGCTGCTCTTCGAGTTCGGCGGGCCGGAACTGCTGGTGGAGACCCCGAAGGGGATCCTTCCGCTGGCCGAGATGCTGCCGCAGGCCTTCGGGCCGGACCATCTGAGATAG